In Odocoileus virginianus isolate 20LAN1187 ecotype Illinois chromosome 15, Ovbor_1.2, whole genome shotgun sequence, a genomic segment contains:
- the COX6C gene encoding cytochrome c oxidase subunit 6C, with product MSTALAKPQMRGLLAKRLRFHIVGAFMVSLGFATFYKFAVAERRKKAYADFYRNYDSMKDFEEMRKAGIFQSAK from the exons ATGTCCACTGCTCTGGCAAAACCTCAGATGCGTGGCCTCCTGGCCAAACGTCTGCGATTTCATATTGTTGGAGCGTTCATGGTCTCCCTGGGGTTTGCAACTTTCTATAAG TTTGCTGTGGCTGAACGAAGAAAGAAGGCATATGCAGATTTCTACAGGAATTATGATTCCATGAAAGATTTTGAGGAGATGAGGAAGGCTGGTATTTTTCAGAGTGCAAAGTGA